The following coding sequences are from one Paenibacillus stellifer window:
- the spoIVB gene encoding SpoIVB peptidase translates to MSGFSASDSGFASPARNDSVQASAQREIKVFPGGQTIGVKVKSDGVLVVGHHLVEVSRDSKLSPGEISGLEPGDLMTSINGVKLDDMSKVAELVKHAGEAGKELNITFKRGGQERSAALKPAYDRNDKVWRLGLYIRDSAAGVGTLTFYAPKEGVYGALGHVITDMNTGTPIVVGSGHIVESSVTSISKSQDGDPGEKRAHFLKESQVLGNVESNTDFGIFGKMGSNPAHSLYREPIPVAMSREVKEGPAQILTVVEGQRVERFDVNIIHVARQDEPATKGMVLRITDSRLIDKTGGIVQGMSGSPIVQNGKLVGAVTHVFVNDPKSGYGCFIEWMLKDSGAAAQHNLFYNLKAV, encoded by the coding sequence GTGTCCGGGTTTAGTGCATCTGACTCCGGCTTTGCCTCTCCAGCCCGAAATGATTCCGTGCAGGCTTCGGCTCAGCGGGAAATCAAGGTGTTCCCGGGCGGTCAAACGATCGGCGTCAAGGTCAAGTCTGATGGAGTGCTTGTCGTTGGTCATCATCTGGTGGAGGTGTCTCGTGACAGCAAGCTGTCTCCCGGCGAGATCAGCGGGCTGGAGCCCGGCGATCTGATGACTTCCATCAACGGGGTCAAGCTGGACGATATGTCCAAGGTGGCGGAGCTTGTTAAACACGCCGGCGAGGCGGGCAAGGAGCTGAACATTACGTTTAAGCGAGGGGGACAAGAGCGTTCGGCAGCTCTGAAACCGGCATACGACAGGAATGACAAAGTATGGCGCCTCGGATTGTATATTCGCGACTCGGCGGCAGGGGTCGGAACCCTTACCTTCTATGCTCCCAAAGAAGGCGTGTACGGCGCGCTTGGCCATGTTATTACGGATATGAACACTGGTACTCCGATTGTGGTCGGCAGCGGTCATATCGTCGAATCCAGCGTAACCTCCATTTCCAAGAGCCAGGATGGTGACCCCGGTGAGAAGCGGGCCCATTTTCTAAAAGAAAGCCAAGTGCTGGGGAATGTTGAGAGTAATACGGACTTTGGCATCTTCGGCAAAATGGGGAGCAACCCCGCTCACAGCCTATACCGTGAACCAATTCCCGTTGCAATGAGCCGCGAGGTCAAAGAAGGGCCAGCGCAGATTCTTACGGTCGTTGAAGGACAACGTGTGGAACGGTTTGACGTGAATATTATCCACGTAGCTCGTCAGGACGAGCCGGCTACGAAGGGAATGGTGCTGCGGATTACCGACTCAAGGCTGATCGATAAGACCGGAGGGATCGTTCAGGGAATGAGCGGGAGTCCGATTGTCCAGAATGGCAAGCTTGTGGGAGCCGTTACACATGTCTTCGTAAATGATCCCAAATCGGGTTATGGCTGCTTCATTGAATGGATGCTGAAAGATTCCGGCGCAGCGGCGCAGCATAACCTGTTCTACAATCTTAAGGCGGTATAG
- the recN gene encoding DNA repair protein RecN yields MLETLSIRNLAVVESVDVHFYPGFHVLTGETGAGKSIIIDALGMIAGARGSADSIRYGCEKAEMEALFNLPDDHSVWATLERLGIRAQKEEHLIIRRELNAQGKSTSRVNGQMVNLTMLREIGEQLVNIHGQHEHQNLLRPDRHLSLLDTYGEAVIGPLKTDYQVKYSKFAAVEKELRELQDSSQRAYQMLDLYRFQLEEISAAALKPGEDELLSDERVKLAHSEKMMDSISGAYELLNGRQGLEAIGNVISMLEDVVRFDEKALRPLLEQLQSSYYQLEDASFQLRDYREDIEFNPARLEEVETRLDLINTLRRKYGDSVEQILAHFEQITRETDLLENKDEYLAKLTAKRDGLLSELMASAEHLSAARRKCASELAFQVERELKDLQMERTTLEVKLDYLEDPRGVEVDGRRIRLTRQGIDNAEFMISPNPGEPLRPLSKIASGGELSRIMLAMKSIFARHEDIPVLIFDEVDTGVSGRAAQSIADKLYKLSSTCQVFSITHLPQVACMADHQYLIRKKVEDGRTMTEVEPLNEQGRVMEMARMLGGVEITEKTLHHAQEMLGLAEGSKAVGTPAG; encoded by the coding sequence GTGCTGGAAACGTTATCGATCCGTAATCTGGCGGTTGTAGAATCGGTTGATGTTCATTTTTATCCCGGATTTCATGTGCTTACTGGCGAGACAGGCGCGGGGAAATCGATTATCATCGATGCGCTGGGTATGATCGCGGGAGCGCGGGGGTCGGCGGATTCCATTCGCTACGGCTGTGAGAAAGCCGAGATGGAAGCCTTGTTCAATCTGCCGGATGACCACTCGGTTTGGGCGACGCTGGAGAGGCTTGGCATACGGGCCCAGAAGGAAGAGCACCTCATAATCCGCAGAGAGCTGAATGCCCAGGGGAAGAGCACCTCGCGGGTCAACGGACAAATGGTCAATCTGACCATGCTCCGTGAAATCGGCGAGCAGCTTGTCAATATCCACGGACAGCATGAGCATCAGAACCTGCTTCGTCCGGATCGCCACTTAAGCCTTCTTGATACGTATGGAGAAGCGGTGATCGGCCCGCTGAAGACGGACTATCAGGTGAAATACAGCAAATTCGCTGCGGTTGAGAAGGAGCTCAGGGAACTTCAGGATTCCAGCCAGCGCGCGTACCAGATGCTGGATCTGTACCGTTTTCAGCTGGAGGAAATTTCGGCGGCCGCGCTAAAACCGGGAGAAGATGAATTACTTTCCGATGAAAGGGTCAAACTAGCCCATAGCGAGAAAATGATGGATTCCATTTCAGGCGCTTACGAGCTGCTGAACGGCCGTCAAGGGCTGGAGGCGATCGGGAACGTCATTTCCATGCTTGAGGATGTCGTCCGGTTCGACGAGAAAGCTTTGAGGCCGCTGCTGGAACAGCTTCAATCTTCCTATTATCAGCTGGAGGACGCTTCCTTTCAGCTTCGCGATTACCGCGAGGACATTGAATTCAACCCGGCAAGGCTGGAAGAAGTGGAGACCCGGCTGGATTTGATCAATACGCTCCGGCGCAAGTACGGTGACAGCGTGGAACAAATTTTGGCTCATTTCGAGCAGATTACCCGTGAGACGGATCTCTTGGAGAACAAAGACGAGTATCTGGCGAAGCTGACCGCGAAGCGCGATGGGCTTCTTTCTGAGCTGATGGCTTCGGCGGAACATCTCAGCGCGGCGCGGCGGAAGTGTGCCAGTGAGCTGGCTTTCCAGGTGGAGAGAGAGCTGAAGGACCTTCAAATGGAACGGACTACGCTTGAAGTGAAGCTGGATTATCTAGAGGATCCCAGGGGCGTAGAGGTGGATGGCCGGCGCATTCGCCTCACGAGACAGGGAATCGACAACGCCGAGTTCATGATCTCGCCCAATCCGGGCGAACCTCTGCGCCCGCTCAGCAAAATCGCCTCCGGTGGCGAGCTGTCCCGGATCATGCTGGCGATGAAGAGCATTTTTGCCAGACATGAAGACATCCCGGTGCTGATCTTCGACGAAGTCGATACGGGGGTCAGCGGACGCGCAGCGCAGTCGATCGCCGACAAGCTGTACAAGCTGTCGTCCACCTGCCAGGTGTTCTCCATCACACATCTTCCACAGGTGGCGTGCATGGCCGACCATCAGTATTTGATCCGCAAAAAAGTGGAGGACGGACGCACGATGACCGAGGTGGAGCCGCTTAATGAGCAGGGACGCGTCATGGAGATGGCCCGTATGCTCGGAGGCGTGGAAATTACCGAAAAAACGCTGCATCACGCGCAGGAAATGCTGGGCTTGGCGGAGGGGAGCAAGGCTGTCGGAACACCGGCAGGTTAA
- the ahrC gene encoding transcriptional regulator AhrC/ArgR: MKGQRHIKIREIITHREIETQDELVEALRDAGFQVTQATVSRDIKELLLIKVPMDDGRYKYSLPTDQRYNPTQKLRRVLVDNFVHIDYSGNLVVMKCLPGTANSVAALIDSIEWPEIMGTISGDDTILIICREPKDSTSVVSQIMGYI, encoded by the coding sequence ATGAAAGGTCAACGACATATCAAGATTCGCGAAATTATTACCCACCGGGAAATCGAAACCCAGGACGAGCTGGTCGAAGCGCTGCGGGACGCGGGGTTTCAGGTTACCCAGGCGACGGTCTCGCGCGATATCAAGGAGCTCCTGCTCATTAAGGTTCCCATGGATGACGGGAGATACAAATATTCGCTGCCGACCGATCAGCGCTATAATCCGACCCAGAAGTTAAGGCGGGTGCTGGTGGATAATTTCGTCCACATTGATTATTCGGGTAATCTGGTTGTGATGAAATGCCTGCCCGGTACCGCCAACTCGGTCGCCGCGCTTATCGACAGTATCGAGTGGCCGGAGATTATGGGAACCATTTCAGGTGATGATACGATTCTGATCATTTGCCGCGAACCTAAAGACAGTACGAGTGTGGTTTCCCAAATCATGGGTTATATCTGA